The sequence GTTAGTAAAATATAAATGAGAATGTTACTGCCATCTAATATTTAGAGCTGACATGTCTTTTGTTTAATGTCCAAATCTCCAATCGAGTTTGCTGTATTTGTATTCTGTATGGCTTCATTTAGCAATATAAAGGAAAGCTTGGTGGTATATAATTTCTTCAATCTATTGAGCATACAAGTGTCACTCGAACTACTCAACCCACAAGTATCAAAGGAACTTGTGTTTGTGCCTTCCTTTCTCTTTTGTGGTAGTGTTACAAATGTATGGAGGCTTGCTGTGCAATTAACTTACCTATGTCCCTGATACAAATCCCAGAAAAGTATGTCTTCAACTCATTTCAGACTGGCTCATTTACAGTTTAAGAACTTATTTATGTTTGCAATAAATTCCCATATCAAATATCAACACTAAAATCTACTCTGTATTTATTTCATCACTctgtatttatttcatcacaaaTGTGCTGTGGGTTATTGGAGTATGGGTATTATCAGAGGTTTTGGAAATAGTCCATTGCGTcctacacactgcagcagggatggGGCCcacaaaaaatctgaactcatcatgaggggccacAGTTGCTCGCGGGTCTGCGTACCTGTtgcgtgtgctccctctccggcctctaggtcaccagacaGCTCGTTggggcgcacacctgtcaccagcattatgCGCATAAGGACACTcaactggactccatcacctctatgattacctgccctttgtatgtcactccctttggattCTTCCCCAGTTGTCATTGTTCCTGTTTCATGTCGGTGcgctgtttgtgtttcttgttttgttaattaattaaatgtattcactccctgaacttgcttcccaactCTCAACGTACATTATTACAGTAgccatagtgtatatatatttatttttttggtcCAATGTCCTAAAAAAGGTTGCGCGGCCAGTGGGCCACTAGTTACCCAACCCTGCACTACAGCTAAGCGGCTCAAAGACTACAGACTTTCCCAGGAGGTCTAGGCAGGCCACATTGATCCACATCAGAGCCACCTGCCCCGGGCAATCAATTTTATTATATCCCAGGCAGCTCCCTCATGGAGCTGAGGCGTTCATTGTGTCCATACATTATACATTAGAAACCCTTTATATATTTCCAGCCAAGAGGAAAGCCTATTTTATAGCTCCGTCTCAGAGCTTTCTGGCGCATCCTTGTCTATCCATTAAAGTCAGTCGCAACCTCTAAGTCTGAACTCAATCATTGATGTCTGAATTGTCTAAATTGTTTATTTCCGTCATGTATTCTAAACAGACTGTAAAATATAGACAGGGTAGAAGTATGGAGAGGGGTGTCAATCAATAGACATGAATCATATCCTTCCTTACCAAGGCTTTTATCCACATGGCAGTTCTACGTGTGAAATACATCATTCTTTCTATAGTTGAGAAATGGCTCTGTGCTGTGTTTGAGATCACTCAAAAATGCAGATAAAGCGGAAGAGCCATGGCAGGACACAGCAAAATAAACATTTACCCTGTGTCCTTATCAAATCTACAGCGTGATTATCCTAGTGAAACAACCACCTAATCCAAAGACGAGCTTGctgcgatctctctctctctctctctctctctctctctctctctctctctctctctctctctctctctctctctctctctctctctctctctctctaactctctctctctctctctctctctctctctctctctctctctctctcgctctctctcgctctctctctctctctatctctctctctctctctctctctctctcgctctctctctctctctctctctctctctctctctctctctctctctctctctctctctctctctctctctctctctctctctctctctctctctctctctctctctctctctctctctctctctctctctctctctctctctctctctcgctctctctctctctctctctctctctgaggcagGAAAAACAAAATGCTGGTCTATCTGTCTGGTAAAAGTCAACTGGAATTGGGGAGCACAAACCCTTAAATGATGGCGTCACCTGATGTTTAAGTTATTTCAGTTATTGCAGAACACCAGTATAATTTGTTGTTGATGACATTATTAAATGCGTGAGTTCACCTGAGATATGAAGGATGACAATACAGGGTACTATGGCTGTTATTGTAATGTTAATACATTAAAAGGCGGTTTCTTGGACAcggattaagcctagtcctggtcATAAAAGCAAACTCAATGGAGAATCGCATTCAAACATGTGTTTTAGTGCCAGACTAGGCTTATTCATTAAGTTTCAACTTTGATCTATGATGGTAAAGAAACATCAAACACAATGGGCTAGTTTATACCTAGGACTAAAAACCATGCACAATAAAACATCTAAATCCATTGAAACTTATTTTATGTTCAGTACTATGCTTAATCTAGGCCTCAGGAAACTGTGCCTGAATGAATATAGAAGCAACAGTCCCTTGGCACATTAGTCGAGTTCCAAATTAGAGAGGACTGTCTACTGTATCAGCAGAGAGTCCCTCAGTGCAACACTCACCCCAGGTCCGATCTTGGTCTTGGGTGGCTTGCTGTAGATGCTGGACCTCCTGTCTTGCAGGACCATTTTAGCCCGTACCAGAGACGCTGCCTGGGGGACCCCCTTCAGGGCCATGACCATCCCGACAGCTGTGGATGTGTGGGGAtgtgagggatgggggaggaagtCAGCGCATGTAGCTCTTGAGCTTTGGGTCTCAAGAGTGCTGAGGAACCTCCCGACGCATGTGAAATAGACCCCAGGACCAGTCACATTAACATGGGTGGAGTCAGGAGGATGGTTTTTAGGCAatcagaagggggggggggttatcagGGCCATGTTGTTCAACAATAGCTCATGTTGTCGTCAGGCAGATTTGTGATCTTGAGGACTGCATGGAGACACTGTCTGGAACTTTTTGAGAAACCATCTGTTGAATGGCCTTAAGTCAACGTAAGGTTCGGGCATGATTTGTATCTGTAAAAAATGTTGAACTAAGGCTGTGTCGAAGACTTGATTTAAAGGGAGTTGGTCTTCGATTGATGTCAAGGTAGTATTTAACCCTGACGCCATAAACCTTTTTTTTCCCAATGATCCAACTTTATGGACATGAATAAGTGGGCCAGAGCTCATCATCCTCTAATGATGTAATAAGCATTAaaaaaacaaagcatccttctgCTTTCATGATTGATTAGTACTCATTACCTGATTTCAGTATGTCTTGGTCATTAAAGTTTAGTTGATAATTATTTGTCAGATTTTGGCTTGAATGTTGGATGTAGGGTTCATAAACATATGTTACAACAATGTCTTATTCCATGAAAACAAAGAAATTGGGCAAACAGTCAAACAATATAATATTTTGCTCATAGAGATCTAGTCTGGACAATATTTTCTATAGGGGGCTCAAAAGACAAAAGTTCCCTATTGcctctctattctactgtaggcctatagtGATTCTACATAATTTTAGAGGGGAGAAGATGATAGATAATGGGTGCTAAATAGAACCTGTCACACAACAAAACACGGCTCCTGGCCCTCTGGTCTTTGTCTGCCCAGCAGGTGTCTTAATTGTGCCTTACAATGGTCACCTGATTGGTAACGATCGAATTTTCCATGACGATCAAAGGAGGATAAAGGGTGTAGGGGGAAACAGCCAGCTGTGTTTTGTGTCATCTGTCAAGATGGGGCTGAGAAGTCATGCTTCACCAGTGACAACAGCACTGTTGTGGACTAAAGTAATACGCAATGCGGTATTCTACGGGGCTGGattattaatacattttattGTAATGTGTTTTTCAAAAACCCAAAGTCTGCATGTTTTCTGTTTGTTAAAACATTACTGGCCTCAGACCAGTGCTTAGGGCCCACAACCCCCTACAAAACACTGTCCTGTTTAGAGCATGAATGTAGGCTAATATTGAACCACGTGGTTCAATTGCAACCAACGGACAGAACTACATAGCGGCGCATTAAAGGAACTGCATGGTCAAACTGACATCTGCATTGGCCTTGCAGCATTTATAGTGATAAGGTCTCTACAGAAGTctgggcattcatacttcttgcacTTCGCGGAGCAacgcagagctgttgtgaaggaatttgttaaggaagtgagtttgtgtttacaTGCCCCCACATACCgacaaccaatcatgtcaatgcggagctattTTCAGCTCAAGCTTAAAATGACTCCTAGTGCTGGATTTCTTAAAACACTACTAATGGGAGATTACATGCACCTGCATGTTAAAACAAACTTTCTTGCAACCCAAAACCAACAAGAATAACCCAGCAGATCAGTTGATTGCATGTTGTTAACGTGTCAAAAGTGTCTGAAAGGCCCTGAAATATCAACCTATTAGAAACATTAAAGATCGCAAGGCTGGAAATGTATATGAAATACTTATTGTAAGAATATGAGGTCATATTTCTTACAAAACATTTCATCTTAAATGTCAACATAATAAGAATATAAGTTGAGTCACTTAAAATCATTTGTTGAGACTACAATTGAATGAAAACAGATTATATATTAACTCAATGCCGAATGGCTTGATTTAGgaaaacacactgacatgtatTCATatggaagccaggcttccccaaagaatgtaacaatatttttttttaatattcAATCATTTatctttcatctctctgtgtttcataatatTCCTTCAATtagcaagaggctgaatgtatctcacaggagaaagaATCTGACcaagcgaaacagcgcccctctgtctctttaggtgtaggccatctatctgatgctgtctggtccaaatTATTATGACATTGTTGCCGACCTGTAGCATTGAAGGCAATGGAAGCCAACGAGCATatggctgttatgcaggtgaatgaggacccaaaagcgacttggcgaaaacagagtctttaatccagtaaagtaaaaatacaatcaaaaaacacaatttccactcgtaatgacgagaacagactggagactcgatcttgaactgcaggttgcctcgggaaggcacttgaacttagcagactcagacacctgctcaccacgcagcatctgagggaaacacgacacgacagggcgatacacaaacacagcacggtgaacaatagacaaggatccgaaaaggacagaagtggaaaacaaggggagaaatagggactctaatcagaagacaaaatagggaacaggtgtaaaaagactaaatgagtgagttaggagaatgaggaacagctgggagcaggaacggaacgatagagagaggagagagagggagggggagagagagggatagaaaaagggaacgaacctaataagaccagcagggggaaacgaacagaagggaaagcataatgacaagacaatatatgacaaaacatgacagtacccccactcaccgagcgcctcctggcgctctcgaggaggaacactggcggcaacggaggaaatcatagatcacaaacggtccagcacgtcccgagaaagaacccaactcctctcctcaggaccgtaacggaaaacgataaaaagggaaactagggtactactctaaaaaaaaatgagacacgggtagagaactgaaagcttaagagcaaacagaaccaaacaggccaggagagtaacaactagggacagactgagacacagcaagggcaggaacaagaacaggagagatgcgatggcagggaacagactgagacccagtaagaccaggagcagaagcagaaaaaaaattaccagacttcttctgcgcgcagtctgaacacgcagccacgaaacggcgcgtgtcacgctcctgagtaggccaccaaaaccgctggcgaatagaagcaagcgtaccccgaacgccgggatggccagctaacttggcagagtgagcccactgaagaacagccagacgagtagaaacaggaacgaaaagaaggttactaggacagcgcgcggcgacgcagtgtgcgtgagtgcttgcttaacctgtctctcaattccccagacagtcaacccgacaacacgcccaacaggaaggatcccctcgggatcggtagaagccacagcagaactaaagagacgggataaagcatgaggcttggtgttcttagtacccgggcaataagaaataacgaactcgaaacgagcgaaaaacaacgcccaacgagcatgacgcgcattcagtcgtttggcagaacggatgtactcaaggttcctttggtcagtccaaacgacaaaaggaacggtcgccccctccaaccactgtcgccatttggctagggctaaacggatggcgagcagttcgcggttagcaacatcatagttacgttccgacggtgacaggcgatgagaaaaatacgcacaagggtggaccccatcgtcagtatcggagcgctgggacagaatggctcccacgcccacccccgacgcgtcaacctcgacaataaactgtttagtgacgtcaggtgcaacaaggataggagcggatgcaaaacgcttcttaaagagatcagaacaacaatcatacgaccggtgaggaggaagggagttggttctggaccgactgaagaccgtgcgcagaccatgatattcctccggcactcctgtcaaatcaccaggttcctcctgagaagaggggacagaacaaacaggagaaatagcagacattaaacacttcacatgacaagaaacgttccaggaaaggatagaattactagaccaatcaaaagaaggattatgacacactagccagggatgacccaaaacaacaggtgtaaaaggtgaacaaaaaaatcaaaaaagaaatggtctcactatggttaccagatacagtgagggttaaaggtagtgtttcacataatatactggggagaggactaccatccaaggcgaacatgaccgtgggctcccctaactgtctgagaggaatgtcatgttcccgagcccaggcttcgtccataaaacagccctccgccccagagtctattaatgcactgcaggaagctgccgatccggtccagcgtagatggaccggtaaagtagtacaggtacttgacggagaggaccgtctagtagcgcttatcagtcgccctccgcttactgatgagctctggcctttaactggacatgaaatgacaaaatgaccagcggaaccgcaatagagacagaggcggttggtgattctccgttccctcttagtcgagatgcgaataccccccagctgcatgggctcaacacctgagtcagtggggaaagatggtagtgtccgagagaggggagacacagttaacgcgagctctcttctatgagctcggtgacgaagatctacccgtcgttcaatgcgaatagcgagttcaatcaaagaatccacgctggatggaacctctcgagagagaatctcatccttaaccttagcgtggagtccctccagaaaacgagcgagcaacgcctgctcgttccagttactggaggcagcaagagtgcgaaactctatagagtaatccgttatggatcgattaccttgacatagggaagacagggaccaagaagcttctttcccaaaaactgaacgatcaaaaactcttatcatctcctctttaaagttcagataattgttagtacactcagcgcttgcctcccagatagctgtgccccactgccgagcccgaccagtaaggagtgatatgacgtaggcaatccgagctctctctcttgagtatgtgttgggtggagagagagaacactatatcacactgggggagaaaggagcggcactcagtgggctgcccagaataacatggtgggttattaaccctaggttccggaggctcggaagacccggaagtagctggtggcacgagacgaagactctgatactgtcctgagaggtcggagacctgagcggccagggtctcaatggcatgacgagcagcagacaattcctgctcgtgtctgccgagcatcgctccctggaactcgagagtagagtagagagaatccatagtcgctgggtccatacttggtcggatccttctgttatgcaggtgaatgaggacccaaaagcgacttggcgaaaacagagtctttaatccagtaaagtaaaaatacaatcaaaaaacacaatttccactcgtaatgacgagaacagactggagactcgatcttgaactgcaggttgcctcgggaaggcacttgaacttagcagactcagacacctgctcaccacgcagcatctgagggaaacacgacacgacagggcgatacacaaacacagcacggtgaacaatagacaaggatccgaaaaggacagaagtggaaaacaaggggagaaatagggactctaatcagaagacaaaatagggaacaggtgtaaaaagactaaatgagtgagttaggagaatgaggaacagctgggagcaggaacggaacgatagagagaggagagagagggagggggagagagagggatagaaaaagggaacgaacctaataagaccagcagggggaaacgaacagaagggaaagcataatgacaagacaatatatgacaaaacatgacagtacccccccactcaccgagcgcctcctggcgctctcgaggaggaacactggcggcaacggaggaaatcatagatcacaaacggtccagcacgtcccgagaaagaacccaactcctctcctcaggaccgtaacggaaaacgataaaaagggaaactagggtactactctaaaaaaaatgagacacgggtagagaactgaaagcttaagagcaaacagaaccaaacaggccaggagagtaacaactagggacagactgagacacagcaagggcaggaacaagaacaggagagatgcgatggcagggaacagactgagacccagtaagaccaggagcagaagcagaaaaaaaattaccagacttcttctgcgcgcagtctgaacacgcagccacgaaacggcgcgtgtcacgctcctgagtaggccaccaaaaccgctggcgaatagaagcaagcgtaccccgaacgccgggatggccagctaacttggcagagtgagcccactgaagaacagccagacgagtagaaacaggaacgaaaagaaggttactaggacaagcgcgcggcgacgcagtgtgcgtgagtgcttgcttaacctgtctctcaattccccagacagtcaacccgacaacacgcccaacaggaaggatcccctcgggatcggtagaagccacagcagaactaaagagacgggataaagcatgaggcttggtgttcttagtacccgggcaataagaaataacgaactcgaaacgagcgaaaaacaacgcccaacgagcatgacgcgcattcagtcgtttggcagaacggatgtactcaaggttcctttggtcagtccaaacgacaaaaaggaacggtcgccccctccaaccactgtcgccatttggctagggctaaacggatggcgagcagttcgcggttagcaaCATCATAGttacatagggaacaggtgtaaaaaagggaacaggtgtaaaaagactaaatgagtgagttaggagaatgaggaacagctgggagcaggaacggaacgatagagagaggagagagagggagggggagagagagggatagaaaaagggaacgaacctaataagaccagcagggggaaacgaacagaagggaaagcataatgacaagacaatatatgacaaaacatgacaatggcCTCCCTTTGACAACAAAAAGTATAAAACATttgccaatcagcattgagctaaactgaaCAAGCTGAACTTTGAATGGTGCTTGTGCACCAAAaacaaagtgtcaagggaagccagcttGGATTTGAGAGCATATGTCATTGACAAAAAAACTTTAATTGTTGCATCTCATTGTGTTGTcgtcctccggtggctagctagccaactgactaaaattgtccctttcctaaattagccatggatggagatagggatttggacttgtggttttacttaattctctgtcCTGGCCAATGATTGTAacggtgattctgatccaaccattaactCCCTGGCCTGacaggatggaagttcaatatgtagctagatgtagaaggctaatattaactagctaacgttgcccatgaatggaagttaggctagcgagcaagcattttagccaggacAACAAagctaggacaacaaaaaataaaagcgtgtactgtatgacagagtgatagactgtttcgtcaacatgaaagagaggaggatgacattGGCGTTTCTCTCAtcatgtttttctacttgcacaaactcgtacgcacacacgcacacacacacacacacacgcacacagaaatcagacccatggacagccacatcatatttagcttacgatGATTGGACTAAATAGTTTTCGGTATCTTTTAGtagtcactgtattagactaagcagaggtgatttgatgatgctgaaatgttgaagttgaaatggtgctggaatagtggaggcagctcctgttttctttgtgacttgtggtaactctctgtggttctaaatcaatagtagTTCAGTGGTTTGAAAATGTCGGAAGCATTAACTTGCATGACCATGCTATGCtctaggtcatgtaactgtctgttactgtacatgCCATATGCTTTGTGAATGTCACTGTACCGAGGTTGTTGTCCggttttgtgataaaacaaaggtg is a genomic window of Oncorhynchus gorbuscha isolate QuinsamMale2020 ecotype Even-year linkage group LG12, OgorEven_v1.0, whole genome shotgun sequence containing:
- the si:dkey-85n7.8 gene encoding COX8 domain-containing protein, encoding MVMALKGVPQAASLVRAKMVLQDRRSSIYSKPPKTKIGPGQSFFIMSVFAVGMLAPAGWIMHHIPEYRQRPRPSSRPS